From the genome of Ziziphus jujuba cultivar Dongzao chromosome 6, ASM3175591v1, one region includes:
- the LOC107431317 gene encoding protein NUCLEAR FUSION DEFECTIVE 4 yields MRPRRDADKCFKKLQLQSQSFFLLQSQNGRSYKQRLSLWGLIVKTIAMTGQSRKWMILVATIWIQAFTGTNFDFSAYSSSLKSVLGISQVQLNYLAVASDMGKVFGWSSGLALMYFPLWVVLFMAAFMGFIGYGIQWLVITQIISLPYYLVFALCLLAGCSICWFNTVCFVLCIKNFPSNQPLAISLTVSFNGVSAALYTLAANAINSSSTALYLILNAIVPLLIAIVALVPILRQPSLDPLPPDAVRRDSFIFLLLNILAVLTGIYLLLFGSTTSDATTARILFGGAIFLLVFPLCIPGVVYARDWFHRTIHSSFSLDASGFILVDADDLELHKELLTREAGNHGNGSAHLSENGSAYGVVRQKSALSKGCCEPVVGRDQLAMLGEEHSARLLVRRLDFWLYYIAYFCGGTIGLVYSNNLGQIAQSLGQSSKTTTLVTLYSSFSFFGRLLSAAPDYIRAKFYFARTGWLTVALVPTPIAFFLLAASGSVVALHTGTALIGLSSGFIFAAAVSITSELFGPNSVGVNHNILITNIPLGSLVYGLLAAIVYDSHISSGIRSVLSDAVCMGRDCYLLTFVWWGCMSVLGLVSSLFLFLRTRHAYDHFEHNRTTQLY; encoded by the exons ATGAGGCCACGTAGAGATGCTGATAAATGCTTCAAGAAGCTGCAGCTTCAGAGCCAAAGCTTCTTTTTATTACAGAGCCAAAACGGTCGAAGTTATAAACAGCGACTGTCGCTTTGGGGTTTGATCGTAAAAACAATCGCGATGACCGGGCAATCTCGGAAATGGATGATTCTGGTGGCGACCATTTGGATTCAGGCTTTCACTGGTACCAACTTCGATTTCTCTGCTTACTCTTCGTCTTTGAAATCGGTGCTCGGAATTTCTCAGGTTCAGCTTAATTATTTGGCTGTGGCTTCTGATATGGGAAAGGTTTTCGGATGGTCTTCGGGGTTGGCTTTGATGTATTTTCCTCTTTGGGTTGTGCTTTTCATGGCGGCTTTTATGGGTTTTATTGGATATGGAATTCAATGGCTCGTCATTACCCAAATCATTTCCCTTCCTTATTACCTG GTGTTTGCTCTGTGTCTGCTGGCCGGCTGTAGCATATGCTGGTTCAACACGGTTTGTTTTGTCCTCTGCATCAAGAATTTCCCATCCAATCAACCTCTTGCAATATCCCTTACAGTAAGCTTCAATGGAGTAAGTGCAGCCTTATACACTCTTGCTGCCAATGCAATTAACTCCTCATCTACTGCACTCTATCTCATCTTAAATGCCATCGTTCCTCTTCTCATTGCTATAGTGGCCTTAGTACCTATTCTCCGCCAACCATCCCTCGATCCTCTCCCGCCTGATGCAGTGCGCCGAGACTCCTTCATCTTCCTTCTTCTCAATATCTTAGCTGTTCTAACTGGCATTTACCTCCTTCTCTTTGGTTCAACCACTTCAGATGCAACAACAGCTCGTATACTCTTCGGTGGAGCCATTTTCCTCCTCGTTTTCCCTTTGTGTATTCCCGGTGTTGTCTATGCCCGTGATTGGTTTCACCGTACTATCCATTCTAGCTTCAGCTTGGATGCCTCTGGCTTCATTCTCGTTGATGCTGATGATCTTGAACTTCACAAAGAGCTACTTACACGCGAGGCTGGTAATCATGGAAATGGATCTGCTCACTTGAGTGAGAATGGATCAGCATATGGAGTAGTCAGGCAGAAAAGTGCATTAAGTAAAGGGTGTTGTGAACCAGTGGTGGGTAGGGATCAGTTGGCAATGCTAGGGGAAGAACACTCAGCTAGATTGCTTGTACGCAGACTCGATTTTTGGCTATACTACATTGCATATTTTTGTGGTGGAACAATTGGCCTTGTTTACAGCAACAATCTAGGACAGATAGCACAGTCATTGGGACAAAGTTCGAAAACTACAACGCTTGTTACTCTTTATTCATCATTCTCCTTCTTTGGTCGGTTGCTTTCAGCTGCACCAGATTACATTCGTGC GAAGTTTTACTTTGCAAGGACAGGATGGTTAACCGTTGCACTTGTGCCAACCCCAATTGCCTTCTTCTTACTTGCTGCATCAGGCAGTGTTGTAGCACTGCATACAGGCACTGCATTAATCGGGTTGAGCTCCGGCTTCATATTCGCTGCCGCTGTCTCAATTACTTCAGAGCTGTTTGGACCAAACAGTGTAGGTGTCAACCACAACATTCTCATCACAAACATCCCATTAGGTTCACTTGTCTATGGTCTTCTTGCTGCAATAGTTTATGATTCTCATATAAGTTCAGGCATTAGGAGTGTGCTGTCAGATGCAGTTTGCATGGGAAGGGACTGCTATTTATTGACATTTGTGTGGTGGGGATGCATGTCTGTTCTAGGGTTAGTTTCAAGTCTGTTCTTATTCTTAAGAACCAGACATGCCTATGACCATTTTGAACACAACCGTACTACCCAATTGTATTAA
- the LOC107431311 gene encoding uncharacterized protein LOC107431311, which translates to MAFNSKPKKPISSSQSRLCTTLFFIVLFTIPALFLLHTPTTVSLCSTFSGHHVNPFSGDLLIAKFAWNRLPFDEFHPPPIPLKIAVFSRKWPIGTTPGGMERHAYTLHTALSRRGHEIHVFTSPPPYGDVQDLKNSHGSPTGSSPYIHCHEGEPGKWRYNKAWEQFVEENQREPFDVVHSESVALPHWLARNLQNLAVSWHGIALESLQSDIFQDLTRKPTEPMSPAFNKSVQMAIPKILNEIRFFKNYAHHVAISDSCGEMLRDVYQIPDKRVHVILNGVDEDDFGEDSQLGNVFRSRIGIPKNASLVLGVAGRLVKDKGHPLLHEAFSRFVMKNPDVYLIVAGSGPWENRYRDLGHRVFVVGSLSPSELRGFYNAIDVFVNPTLRPQGLDLTLMEAMMSGKPVMASRFPSIKGTIVVDDEFGYMFSPNVESLMESLELVVKDGAKRLAQRGKACMRYAVSMFTARKMALAYERLFLCIKNDTFCTYA; encoded by the coding sequence ATGGCCTTCAACTCCAAACCCAAGAAACCCATTTCCTCTTCCCAATCCCGTCTCTGTACCACTCTGTTCTTCATCGTCCTTTTCACTATTCCAGCTCTTTTCCTCCTCCACACCCCCACTACCGTTTCTCTCTGCTCCACCTTCTCCGGCCACCACGTCAACCCCTTTTCCGGCGACCTCCTCATTGCCAAGTTCGCATGGAACCGTCTCCCTTTCGATGAATTCCATCCCCCTCCTATTCCTCTCAAAATCGCCGTCTTTTCCCGGAAATGGCCCATCGGAACAACACCGGGAGGGATGGAACGCCATGCCTATACTTTGCACACAGCTCTATCTCGCCGAGGCCATGAAATTCATGTCTTTACCTCTCCACCTCCATATGGTGATGTTCAGGACCTCAAGAACAGCCATGGAAGCCCAACTGGCTCTTCCCCTTATATCCATTGCCATGAAGGCGAACCAGGAAAATGGAGATACAACAAAGCTTGGGAACAATTCGTTGAAGAAAACCAGAGGGAACCTTTCGATGTTGTTCATTCGGAAAGCGTGGCACTTCCTCATTGGCTAGCTCGGAATCTCCAAAACCTTGCGGTTTCTTGGCATGGAATAGCTCTTGAGAGCTTGCAATCCGATATCTTCCAAGATTTAACACGAAAACCCACCGAACCCATGTCACCGGCTTTCAATAAAAGCGTCCAAATGGCAATCCCGAAGATTCTCAACGAAATAAGGTTCTTCAAGAACTATGCTCACCATGTTGCTATAAGCGATAGCTGTGGTGAAATGTTGAGGGATGTTTACCAAATTCCTGATAAAAGAGTCCATGTGATTCTCAATGGTGTCGATGAGGATGATTTTGGTGAAGATTCTCAATTAGGAAACGTTTTCAGATCAAGAATTGGGATCCCAAAGAATGCGAGTTTAGTTCTTGGAGTAGCAGGGAGATTGGTGAAGGATAAAGGTCATCCTCTGCTTCATGAAGCATTTTCAAGGTTCGTGATGAAGAACCCAGATGTGTATTTGATCGTTGCTGGTTCTGGCCCTTGGGAGAATCGGTATAGAGATTTGGGTCATCGAGTTTTTGTTGTGGGATCCTTGAGTCCGTCTGAACTGAGAGGCTTTTATAACGCCATCGATGTGTTTGTTAATCCGACTCTGAGACCTCAGGGACTGGATCTTACTCTAATGGAGGCCATGATGAGCGGGAAACCGGTAATGGCGTCGAGGTTTCCGAGTATAAAAGGGACAATTGTTGTGGATGATGAATTTGGATATATGTTTTCTCCGAACGTGGAGTCTCTAATGGAGTCCTTGGAACTGGTTGTCAAGGATGGAGCTAAGAGGTTAGCACAAAGAGGAAAGGCTTGCATGAGatatgcggtttcaatgtttaCGGCAAGGAAGATGGCTTTGGCATATGAGAGATTGTTTCTTTGTATAAAAAACGATACATTTTGTACCTACGCTTAG